A window of Pseudodesulfovibrio hydrargyri contains these coding sequences:
- a CDS encoding glycosyltransferase family A protein: MDGDILFSIITPSAGNRPNALQNAVASVERAARFAGLERNQLEILIGFDGARGKAPACDFPVRTFSLPGDHDQGHGVRNTLLKLSGGEKILFLDDDNVLKPCSLSRYLHHRDAEMVIGRIDAQLALGQPWLPVFDDGPLVRPGNLDLLCLCLSRRLVVDRCGGWRFRGEFDSCQRNMADWHRRARSVTVIEDVVGIFDAGRSLDHAALSARQKALLDGLVGERGTPLARPAARRAPSLALA, translated from the coding sequence ATGGACGGCGATATTCTGTTTTCGATCATCACGCCCTCGGCCGGGAATCGGCCGAACGCCCTGCAAAACGCGGTCGCATCCGTGGAGCGGGCGGCCCGGTTCGCCGGACTGGAGCGCAACCAACTGGAAATTCTCATCGGGTTCGACGGGGCCAGGGGAAAGGCTCCTGCCTGCGACTTCCCTGTACGGACCTTCAGCCTGCCCGGGGACCACGACCAGGGACACGGGGTCCGCAACACCCTGCTCAAGCTCTCGGGCGGGGAAAAAATCCTCTTCCTGGACGACGACAACGTGCTCAAGCCGTGTTCCCTGAGCCGCTACCTGCACCACCGGGACGCCGAAATGGTCATCGGGCGCATCGACGCCCAGCTGGCCCTGGGCCAGCCCTGGCTGCCGGTCTTCGACGACGGGCCGCTGGTCCGGCCCGGCAACCTGGACCTGCTCTGCCTGTGCCTGTCGCGCAGGCTGGTGGTGGACCGCTGCGGCGGCTGGCGCTTCCGGGGCGAGTTCGACTCCTGCCAGCGGAACATGGCGGACTGGCACCGGCGGGCACGCAGCGTGACCGTCATCGAGGACGTGGTCGGCATCTTCGACGCCGGGCGCAGCCTGGACCACGCGGCCCTGTCCGCGCGGCAGAAGGCCCTGCTCGACGGACTCGTGGGTGAACGCGGCACGCCGCTTGCCCGACCCGCGGCGCGGCGCGCCCCGAGCCTGGCCCTGGCCTAG
- a CDS encoding GGDEF domain-containing protein, with translation MSQTLKGRLRQQAWRIFVLQCGLSLTVVVFALLPATLLHDPSYTMAAPFLAAVLLLGITAFCGTRLMHLLDGAHDRIAALTTHDELTGLPNRSWFFDRLDEEIDRAERYGNKLSLVMVDLDRFRAVNDSFGHPLGDLALAEVARLLAANIRTSDVVARYGGEEFMIILPETDAERAARAAEKLRVVVEVNDISLEGPEIKVTISCGVADLASIHPRRGSRRDALVVAADRAMHRAKQNGRNQVLVHAAEHERQLTLV, from the coding sequence ATGTCCCAGACCCTCAAAGGCCGCCTACGACAACAGGCCTGGCGGATTTTCGTGCTCCAATGCGGCCTGTCCCTGACCGTCGTCGTTTTCGCTCTGCTTCCCGCCACTTTGCTGCACGACCCAAGCTACACCATGGCCGCCCCGTTCCTGGCCGCCGTCCTGCTCCTGGGCATCACCGCGTTCTGCGGGACCCGGCTCATGCATCTGCTCGACGGGGCCCACGACAGGATCGCCGCCCTGACCACCCACGACGAGCTGACCGGCCTGCCCAACCGGAGCTGGTTCTTCGACCGGCTGGACGAGGAGATCGACCGGGCCGAGCGCTACGGCAACAAGCTCTCCCTGGTCATGGTCGACCTGGACCGTTTCCGGGCGGTCAACGACTCCTTCGGCCACCCGCTGGGCGACCTGGCCCTGGCCGAGGTGGCCCGGCTGCTGGCCGCCAACATCCGCACATCGGACGTGGTCGCCCGATACGGCGGCGAGGAGTTCATGATCATCCTGCCCGAGACCGACGCGGAACGGGCCGCCCGGGCCGCCGAAAAGCTGCGCGTGGTCGTGGAGGTCAACGACATCAGCCTGGAAGGCCCGGAGATCAAGGTGACCATCTCCTGCGGCGTGGCCGACCTCGCCTCGATCCACCCGCGGCGGGGCTCGCGGCGCGACGCACTGGTGGTGGCCGCGGACCGTGCCATGCACCGGGCCAAGCAGAACGGCCGCAACCAGGTGCTCGTGCACGCGGCCGAACACGAGCGCCAGCTCACCCTGGTCTGA